In the genome of bacterium, one region contains:
- a CDS encoding glycosyltransferase family 2 protein — MNPISCIIITYNEEGSIKDCLESIKWVDEIIVVDSGSSDKTIEIAKEYTDKVFHKEWMGYGKQKEYARQMASLNWVLSIDADERISEKLKDEILKSGVWSLKSGVKKEDAYYIPRKLFFLGKLLRFGGCSDKQIRLFRKEKAKFSDDIIHEKVIVDGKIGRLKNPIFHYSYKNILDYFERFNKYSTLEAEKIVRSQGVRGSGGQRSNILFVFQVFLCFIDFLKRYIFKLGMLDGIQGFLWALFSSFHRLVKYAKVLEIKQK; from the coding sequence ATGAACCCAATTTCTTGCATTATAATAACATATAATGAAGAAGGTAGCATAAAGGATTGCCTGGAAAGTATAAAATGGGTAGATGAAATTATAGTTGTTGATTCTGGGTCTTCTGACAAAACAATAGAGATTGCAAAGGAATATACAGATAAGGTATTCCATAAGGAATGGATGGGCTATGGAAAGCAGAAGGAATATGCAAGGCAGATGGCAAGCCTTAATTGGGTATTAAGCATTGATGCAGATGAGAGGATAAGCGAGAAGCTAAAAGATGAAATACTAAAGTCTGGAGTCTGGAGTCTGAAATCTGGAGTCAAAAAGGAAGATGCATATTATATTCCTCGCAAGCTATTTTTTCTTGGAAAGCTCTTAAGGTTTGGTGGATGCTCTGATAAGCAGATAAGGCTATTTAGAAAGGAGAAGGCAAAATTTAGCGATGATATTATACACGAAAAGGTAATTGTAGATGGAAAAATAGGAAGGCTTAAAAACCCAATTTTTCATTATAGCTATAAAAACATTTTAGATTATTTTGAAAGATTTAATAAATATTCAACATTGGAGGCAGAGAAAATAGTCAGGAGCCAGGGGGTCAGGGGGTCAGGGGGTCAGAGGTCAAATATTTTATTTGTTTTTCAGGTTTTCCTTTGTTTTATTGATTTTTTAAAGAGATATATTTTTAAATTGGGGATGCTAGATGGAATACAGGGTTTTCTTTGGGCATTATTCTCATCATTCCATCGGCTTGTAAAATATGCAAAGGTTTTGGAGATAAAACAAAAATGA
- a CDS encoding glycosyltransferase family 1 protein — translation MEKIAISAIHFHKNPTGLAVYTYELLCELLKAKSNFDISVYSNSYDLYRLYPDKVVFVKPLVSLDLGFNRNLIRLIWEQTLLPYKARNASLLYSPIPEGVLKFNKKQVITIHDVLPLKYPEIYPRMKYYFRYVLPILLRSSSTIICVSSNTKNDIIEYYKIKDKPIYVVHNGINLQRFYPRKEKRIIYEKYLFYLGDMRPYKNLEMAIRAFVILGLKDIKFIIGGRKDSKFYPKIEKMVNDLSLNDRVIFLDYVPSDLLPYLYSEASAFLFPSFYEGFGFPPLEAMACGCPVIVSNAASLPEVCGDAAYYVDPYNPEDIAKGIYKVLTDKDLQNSLRQKGLQRAKMFSWEKTAGEILNVFGDILR, via the coding sequence ATGGAAAAGATAGCTATAAGTGCAATACATTTTCATAAAAACCCTACAGGCTTGGCTGTTTATACCTATGAGCTTCTTTGTGAATTGCTTAAGGCTAAATCCAATTTTGATATTAGTGTTTATTCAAATTCTTATGATTTATATAGGCTATACCCAGATAAGGTAGTTTTTGTAAAGCCTTTGGTCTCGCTAGATTTAGGTTTCAATAGAAATCTAATAAGGCTTATCTGGGAGCAGACATTATTGCCTTATAAGGCAAGAAATGCATCCTTATTATATTCTCCTATTCCCGAAGGGGTTTTGAAATTCAATAAAAAACAAGTCATAACCATTCATGATGTTCTTCCTTTGAAATATCCAGAGATATATCCGAGGATGAAGTATTATTTTCGCTATGTTTTACCTATCCTTTTAAGAAGTTCATCTACTATTATATGCGTTTCTTCTAATACAAAAAATGATATTATTGAGTATTATAAAATTAAAGATAAGCCAATTTATGTAGTCCACAACGGCATTAATCTGCAAAGGTTTTATCCAAGAAAGGAAAAAAGGATAATCTATGAAAAATATTTGTTTTATCTTGGCGATATGAGACCTTATAAGAATTTGGAAATGGCTATTAGGGCATTTGTTATCCTTGGTCTTAAGGATATTAAATTTATCATTGGAGGAAGGAAAGATTCTAAATTCTATCCTAAAATTGAAAAAATGGTTAATGATCTCTCCTTGAACGATAGGGTTATTTTTTTGGATTATGTCCCTTCTGATCTATTGCCTTATCTTTATTCTGAAGCAAGCGCATTTCTATTTCCCTCTTTCTACGAAGGTTTTGGTTTTCCACCCCTTGAGGCAATGGCATGTGGTTGTCCTGTTATTGTATCTAATGCAGCAAGCCTGCCAGAGGTATGTGGTGATGCGGCATATTATGTAGATCCATATAACCCGGAGGACATAGCCAAAGGGATATATAAGGTTCTAACTGACAAAGATTTGCAAAATTCCTTAAGGCAAAAAGGCCTCCAAAGGGCGAAGATGTTTAGCTGGGAAAAGACAGCCGGAGAGATTCTAAATGTTTTTGGAGATATACTAAGATAG
- a CDS encoding AbrB/MazE/SpoVT family DNA-binding domain-containing protein, producing MKVFNKGQVVIPVWLRKKYNINVGDLVEVIPEDKGIRFIPIKKEKLTDKLFGAFAKYKRGKIEPDAKEIERATETGFIEEWQNEVNRY from the coding sequence ATGAAGGTTTTTAATAAAGGACAGGTAGTCATACCTGTATGGCTAAGGAAGAAATATAACATTAATGTAGGTGACCTTGTAGAGGTTATTCCAGAAGATAAAGGGATAAGATTCATTCCTATTAAGAAGGAAAAGCTAACAGACAAACTCTTTGGTGCATTTGCTAAATATAAAAGGGGAAAAATAGAACCAGATGCAAAGGAAATAGAAAGGGCAACAGAAACAGGCTTTATTGAGGAATGGCAAAATGAAGTTAATAGATACTAA
- a CDS encoding flippase: MKGSRNFIFQFTGQGIGKLITFLFYIFLPSLIGPLEYGKFSFLLALSLIIVQPIVEMGLDILITKWIVKGKSDVFKKAFFIRMYASLIAFFILFLISFFLDINRYLLFLIFSYHILGFFQNIIFSSLRGIEDMRFEGIIFPIQRLLAFLFLFILFYLGIKDAFLAPFSLLLSLILGLAVLLFLTKDILKDILNKGEEMGYNDLIKEGFFLGLITLLWLIYFKIDSIMLGIMKGDFEVGIYNVSYRIMDGILFIPGTIMLVFFPKLSKDFKGVFWKLFFVLGGIGLIVSFILYLFAPILIKLIYGAKFLPSIPVLQILSLAIFFIFLGHLATQSLVALDRSNLYLLVAFIGTALNIFLNFLLIPSLGAIGAAYATVITEGFVMLFCFYFVWKR; this comes from the coding sequence TTGAAAGGATCTAGAAATTTTATATTTCAATTCACAGGACAGGGCATTGGAAAGCTCATTACATTCCTTTTTTATATATTTTTACCATCCTTAATTGGTCCTTTAGAATATGGAAAATTCTCCTTTTTATTAGCATTGTCTTTAATAATAGTCCAGCCTATTGTTGAGATGGGATTGGATATTTTAATTACAAAATGGATAGTTAAGGGAAAATCCGATGTATTCAAAAAGGCATTTTTTATTAGGATGTATGCAAGCCTAATAGCCTTCTTTATCCTTTTTCTTATATCGTTTTTTTTAGATATAAACAGATATTTGCTATTTCTTATCTTTTCTTACCATATATTGGGCTTTTTTCAAAATATCATCTTTTCATCATTAAGAGGGATTGAGGATATGAGATTTGAGGGAATAATTTTTCCTATTCAAAGATTATTGGCATTTCTCTTTCTTTTTATTCTTTTTTATCTTGGGATTAAAGATGCATTTCTAGCCCCATTTTCTTTGCTTTTATCCCTTATTTTAGGATTAGCTGTTTTGCTTTTTCTCACCAAGGATATATTGAAAGATATTTTAAATAAAGGAGAAGAAATGGGTTATAATGACCTTATTAAAGAGGGCTTTTTTCTTGGGTTAATTACCCTCCTTTGGCTTATATACTTTAAAATTGATAGTATAATGTTAGGGATTATGAAGGGTGATTTTGAGGTTGGTATATACAATGTTTCATATCGGATTATGGATGGAATTTTATTTATTCCAGGGACAATAATGCTTGTATTCTTCCCTAAGCTTTCCAAAGATTTTAAAGGGGTATTTTGGAAATTGTTTTTTGTTTTAGGAGGAATTGGCTTAATTGTTTCATTTATCCTTTATCTCTTTGCTCCAATTCTAATTAAGCTAATTTATGGTGCTAAATTCCTTCCCTCTATTCCTGTATTGCAAATCCTCTCTCTAGCAATATTCTTTATTTTTCTTGGCCATCTAGCTACACAATCCCTTGTAGCTTTAGATAGAAGCAATCTATATTTATTGGTTGCATTCATCGGAACAGCCTTAAATATATTCCTCAATTTCCTTCTTATTCCATCCCTTGGTGCAATTGGTGCAGCCTATGCTACGGTTATAACAGAAGGCTTTGTTATGCTTTTTTGTTTTTATTTTGTATGGAAAAGATAG
- a CDS encoding glycosyltransferase, with amino-acid sequence MKIAIIHDWLVTYGGAERVLKEMLSIYPDADLYTLIDFLKEREFILNKEVKTSFLQKFPFVKEKYRSYLPFMPCAIERFDLSSYDMIISSCHCVSKGIRKKKGQIHICYCHTPIRYVWELKRDYLAQIRGIKGAMANIFLNFIKDWDLKAAKNVDHFIANSHYIKERIKRYYNRDAVCIYPPIDIERFEIGEKKDNFFITGGRLVPYKRFDLVINAFSKLSLPLLVFGDGPCIKDLKDRAGKNIEFLGWQDEDRLKEYLKKARAFVFAGIEDFGILPVEAQACGTPVIAYGEGGLKETVILYKTGVFFYEQKEEALISAIKEFNKREFLPKIIRENAERFGRERFIKEFKDFVKEKLNEKI; translated from the coding sequence ATGAAAATAGCCATTATCCATGACTGGCTTGTAACTTATGGTGGAGCAGAGAGGGTTTTAAAGGAGATGCTTTCTATCTATCCCGATGCAGACCTTTATACCCTCATAGATTTTCTTAAGGAAAGAGAATTTATCTTGAATAAAGAGGTAAAAACATCATTTCTCCAAAAATTCCCATTTGTAAAGGAAAAATATAGAAGCTATCTTCCCTTTATGCCCTGTGCTATAGAAAGATTTGACCTTTCCTCTTATGATATGATAATCTCATCCTGTCATTGTGTTTCAAAAGGGATAAGGAAAAAGAAAGGTCAAATTCATATATGCTATTGCCATACACCCATAAGATATGTATGGGAGCTTAAAAGAGATTATTTAGCTCAAATTAGGGGAATAAAAGGAGCAATGGCAAATATTTTTCTTAATTTTATAAAAGATTGGGATTTAAAAGCAGCTAAAAATGTAGACCATTTTATAGCAAATTCCCATTATATAAAGGAAAGAATAAAAAGGTATTACAACAGGGATGCTGTTTGTATATATCCTCCCATTGATATTGAAAGATTTGAGATAGGGGAGAAAAAGGATAATTTTTTTATAACAGGAGGAAGACTTGTTCCATATAAAAGGTTTGATTTGGTTATAAACGCATTTTCAAAGCTCTCCCTCCCCTTACTTGTCTTTGGCGATGGTCCTTGCATAAAAGATTTAAAAGATAGGGCAGGAAAAAATATTGAATTCCTTGGATGGCAGGATGAGGATAGATTGAAAGAATATCTAAAGAAGGCTAGGGCGTTTGTCTTTGCTGGCATTGAGGATTTTGGCATACTTCCTGTTGAAGCACAGGCCTGCGGAACGCCTGTAATTGCGTATGGTGAGGGTGGCTTAAAGGAAACGGTAATACTGTATAAAACAGGGGTATTCTTTTATGAACAAAAAGAGGAGGCTTTAATTAGCGCAATTAAGGAATTTAATAAAAGGGAATTTCTTCCAAAAATAATAAGAGAGAATGCAGAACGGTTTGGAAGGGAAAGATTTATAAAGGAATTTAAAGATTTTGTTAAGGAGAAATTGAATGAAAAAATTTAA
- a CDS encoding 2-isopropylmalate synthase, which translates to MERVYIFDTTLRDGEQSPGASMNISEKLALAKQLAKLGVDIIEAGFAIASEGDFEAIRIISNEVKGPTICSLARAKEDDIKRAYESVKDAERKRIHTFHSTSDIHLKHQYRIDRKEALKRSVEMVRLAKSFTDDVEFSPMDATRTDIGYLCEVIEATIEAGARTVNIPDTVGYSIPEEFGKIIKTITERVKNRAIISVHCHNDLGLATANSLLAVLNGARQVECTINGIGERAGNCSLEEVVMTLKTRRDVFNLDTQINTEEIMRTSRLLTKITGISVQPNKAIVGANAFAHESGIHQDGLLKEKLTYEIIKPQNVGLSQTKFVLGKHSGRHAFKTRLKEMGYILSDEELNNAFKRFKSLADQKKEVFNEDIEALIEEEKTQIPETYSLIELSVVSGTKQKPSAEIKLKFGEKIIEKTASGDGPIDATYKAIQELTKTKSSLLKYEVKSITGGTDALGEVMVSLEEKGGIARGYGADTDIITASAKAYLSAINKLVTKQVFGE; encoded by the coding sequence ATGGAAAGGGTTTATATCTTTGACACAACCCTGAGGGATGGTGAGCAATCCCCAGGGGCATCAATGAATATATCAGAGAAATTAGCCCTTGCAAAACAGCTTGCAAAGCTTGGTGTTGATATTATTGAGGCTGGGTTTGCTATAGCTTCAGAGGGTGATTTTGAGGCAATAAGGATAATCAGCAATGAGGTAAAAGGACCAACCATATGCAGCCTTGCCAGGGCAAAAGAAGATGATATAAAAAGGGCTTATGAATCAGTAAAGGATGCAGAAAGAAAAAGGATTCATACCTTTCATTCTACATCTGATATACACCTTAAGCATCAATATCGTATAGACAGGAAAGAGGCATTAAAGAGGTCAGTAGAAATGGTAAGGCTTGCAAAAAGCTTCACGGACGATGTTGAATTCTCGCCAATGGATGCAACAAGAACAGATATTGGCTATCTTTGTGAGGTTATTGAGGCAACCATAGAAGCAGGTGCAAGAACAGTAAATATACCCGACACGGTCGGATATAGCATTCCAGAAGAATTTGGAAAAATTATTAAAACAATCACAGAAAGGGTAAAAAATAGGGCTATAATCTCTGTCCATTGCCATAATGACCTTGGGCTTGCTACGGCTAATTCTTTATTAGCCGTGTTAAATGGAGCAAGGCAGGTTGAATGCACAATAAATGGCATTGGAGAGCGTGCAGGCAATTGCAGTCTGGAAGAGGTAGTTATGACCCTAAAGACAAGGCGTGATGTTTTTAATCTTGATACACAAATAAATACAGAGGAGATAATGCGCACAAGCAGGCTTTTAACAAAGATAACAGGAATATCTGTCCAGCCAAACAAGGCAATTGTTGGAGCTAATGCCTTTGCCCATGAATCTGGAATCCATCAGGATGGGCTATTGAAGGAGAAATTGACATATGAAATCATCAAGCCCCAAAATGTAGGACTTTCCCAAACAAAATTCGTCCTTGGCAAACACTCAGGAAGGCATGCCTTCAAAACAAGGCTTAAGGAAATGGGCTATATTCTTTCTGATGAGGAGCTAAATAATGCATTTAAACGATTTAAAAGCCTTGCTGACCAAAAGAAAGAGGTATTTAATGAAGATATAGAAGCATTGATAGAGGAAGAGAAAACACAAATACCAGAAACCTATAGCCTTATAGAGCTTTCTGTTGTAAGTGGAACAAAACAAAAGCCCTCTGCAGAGATAAAACTTAAATTCGGCGAAAAAATTATTGAAAAAACAGCAAGCGGTGATGGTCCTATTGATGCTACATACAAGGCAATACAAGAGCTAACAAAGACAAAAAGCTCTCTTTTAAAATACGAGGTAAAAAGCATTACCGGTGGCACAGATGCCCTTGGAGAGGTTATGGTCTCACTTGAAGAGAAAGGAGGGATAGCAAGGGGTTATGGAGCAGATACAGATATAATTACAGCCTCAGCTAAAGCATATCTCTCTGCGATAAATAAGCTGGTTACAAAGCAAGTCTTTGGTGAATAA
- a CDS encoding PIN domain-containing protein, protein MKLIDTNVILRFLLADKGEKYKGVYTLFSQLEEGEEKIECKTLIFFQVIFVLKSFYGVDKSEIIPMLLALMDYKGFHIKEKMVIKRTLELWREENREIIDCYLMACLEEKGERDLISYDRGFDSIKINRIEP, encoded by the coding sequence ATGAAGTTAATAGATACTAATGTCATTTTGAGATTTTTATTAGCTGATAAAGGGGAAAAATATAAAGGGGTTTATACCTTATTTAGTCAATTAGAAGAGGGGGAAGAAAAGATAGAATGTAAGACCTTAATCTTTTTTCAGGTTATTTTTGTTCTAAAGAGTTTTTATGGGGTAGATAAAAGTGAAATAATTCCTATGTTGTTGGCTCTGATGGATTATAAAGGCTTTCATATAAAGGAAAAAATGGTCATCAAAAGAACCCTGGAATTATGGAGAGAAGAGAACAGAGAAATCATAGATTGTTATCTAATGGCCTGCCTTGAGGAAAAAGGAGAAAGGGATTTAATCAGTTATGACCGAGGATTTGATAGTATTAAGATTAATAGGATAGAGCCCTAA
- a CDS encoding HD domain-containing protein: MNNNFKKEPFLTISRIAKKRGSKFFLVGGFIRDYLLKKPSKDIDFCFSEDPIGFARDVSNVLKGAFVLLDENCGRVVLKDITLDFTRIEGDIERDIKRRDFTINSLAMKGPSFSEIIDLTDGISDIQKGVIKMVSKNSLIEDPLRLLRAVRFSSSLNFEIEKETIKAIKENAYLIKNVASERINYELFEILKNKKSYKFLKVAFSLGILSEVIKELIPLSQIEGRGYHHLDLLEHSFETVKQIEIIADNFLFIEYLERVREYLNEAIASDHTRLSILKLVGLLHDLGKPETIKEEDGRLRFIGHERLGEKYVQGIGKRLKFSHNEIQTMARITLNHMRIGTLVQGGVITKKAVFRLFKDLGDDLIMLLILSLADRYSAVGEATTKEDIENHEKGIKKILDFIFSEKEPIKPPKIVNGKELMKRFSLKESPLIGKLLFLIEEAWIEGKIKNKKDAFKVVEGYLEFRN, encoded by the coding sequence GTGAATAATAATTTCAAAAAAGAGCCATTTCTTACCATTTCAAGGATAGCAAAAAAAAGGGGCAGTAAATTCTTCCTTGTTGGTGGATTTATAAGGGATTATTTGCTTAAAAAGCCATCAAAGGATATAGATTTCTGCTTTTCAGAAGATCCAATAGGATTTGCAAGGGATGTTTCTAATGTTTTAAAGGGTGCATTTGTTCTTTTGGATGAAAATTGCGGAAGGGTTGTCTTAAAAGACATTACCCTTGATTTTACAAGGATTGAAGGGGATATAGAAAGAGACATTAAAAGGAGGGATTTTACAATAAATAGCCTTGCAATGAAAGGACCTTCTTTTTCAGAGATAATAGATTTAACAGATGGGATTTCTGATATTCAAAAAGGGGTAATCAAAATGGTATCAAAGAATAGCCTCATTGAAGACCCCTTAAGGCTTCTTAGGGCTGTCAGATTTTCATCAAGCCTTAATTTTGAAATAGAAAAAGAGACAATTAAAGCCATAAAGGAGAATGCATACCTTATAAAAAATGTAGCATCTGAAAGGATAAACTATGAGCTGTTTGAGATATTAAAAAACAAAAAATCTTATAAATTTTTAAAGGTCGCCTTTTCTCTTGGCATTCTTTCAGAGGTCATCAAAGAGCTAATTCCATTATCACAAATAGAAGGAAGGGGATATCACCATTTAGATCTATTGGAGCATTCCTTTGAAACAGTAAAACAGATAGAGATAATAGCCGATAATTTCTTATTTATAGAGTATTTAGAAAGGGTAAGGGAATATTTAAATGAAGCTATAGCTTCTGACCATACAAGGCTCTCTATTCTTAAGCTAGTTGGTCTTCTTCATGATTTAGGAAAGCCAGAAACAATAAAGGAAGAAGATGGAAGATTAAGGTTTATAGGACATGAGAGGTTGGGAGAAAAATATGTTCAAGGTATAGGAAAAAGGCTAAAATTTTCTCATAATGAGATTCAAACAATGGCAAGGATTACCCTAAATCATATGAGGATAGGAACCCTTGTTCAAGGTGGAGTAATCACAAAAAAGGCTGTATTTAGATTATTCAAAGACTTAGGCGATGATTTGATTATGCTTCTTATCCTCTCCCTTGCTGACAGGTATTCTGCTGTCGGAGAGGCAACAACAAAGGAGGATATAGAAAATCATGAAAAGGGGATAAAGAAGATATTAGATTTTATCTTTAGTGAAAAAGAGCCAATAAAACCACCAAAGATTGTAAATGGTAAGGAGCTAATGAAAAGGTTTTCTTTAAAGGAATCTCCCTTAATTGGAAAGCTCCTTTTTTTAATTGAAGAAGCATGGATTGAGGGAAAAATAAAAAACAAGAAGGATGCATTTAAGGTTGTGGAGGGATATTTGGAATTTAGGAATTAG
- the wbaP gene encoding undecaprenyl-phosphate galactose phosphotransferase WbaP: MKKFKPFVEVSIFLIFDILSLFIIFKASIFLRKKLFPLIYSGFKPEVLFGLSDILWIFPLFIFFLFYEGLYNKKFFFWGEIKALWKAIFLFMIVVFSLVFISKMGEKVSRTAMVIMESLLFFIIPPARISIKRALMKFGLFKRKAFILGGGETGKKILEGLKKEPLFGYEVVGFFDDDPSKEGKEIKGVKIYYGIDNIKERINKDYDVIIAIPSLKRERLVEIINMLQDKTKKIIFVPDLLGIAMLSIDTIHFFQEQTLALEIKNNILNPGNTFIKRIFDILIGSLLFIILSPFLLFISLALKVTSEGPVIYSQKRIGKGGRPFMCLKFRTMSKDAEERLKELLKDENIKKEYERYWKIKDDPRVTKIGRFLRRFSLDELPQIINVLKGEMSLVGPRPAFPEEIEAFYKDKAGIYFLAPPGITGLWQISGRSEATFEKRIFFDVWYVKNWSLWLDIVILFKTIKVVLKKEGAY, translated from the coding sequence ATGAAAAAATTTAAGCCATTTGTAGAGGTATCTATTTTCCTTATTTTTGATATTCTCTCCCTATTTATTATTTTTAAAGCCTCTATATTTCTTAGAAAGAAATTATTTCCCCTCATTTATTCTGGATTTAAACCAGAAGTATTATTTGGACTATCTGACATCCTTTGGATATTTCCCTTATTTATATTCTTCTTATTCTATGAAGGTTTATATAATAAAAAATTCTTCTTTTGGGGTGAAATTAAGGCATTATGGAAGGCAATATTTTTATTTATGATAGTTGTATTTAGCCTTGTTTTTATTTCAAAGATGGGAGAAAAGGTTTCAAGGACAGCAATGGTTATAATGGAATCTCTTTTGTTTTTTATTATCCCTCCTGCCAGAATTAGCATCAAAAGGGCTTTAATGAAATTTGGCCTTTTTAAAAGAAAGGCATTTATTCTTGGCGGTGGAGAAACAGGGAAGAAAATCCTGGAGGGATTAAAAAAAGAACCATTGTTTGGTTATGAGGTTGTTGGTTTCTTTGATGACGATCCTTCTAAAGAGGGAAAAGAAATAAAAGGGGTTAAGATTTATTATGGGATTGACAATATAAAGGAGCGGATAAATAAAGATTATGATGTTATTATTGCCATACCTTCTTTAAAAAGGGAAAGGCTTGTTGAGATAATTAATATGCTTCAGGATAAAACAAAAAAGATAATTTTTGTCCCTGACCTACTTGGAATAGCTATGCTTTCTATAGATACGATTCATTTCTTCCAGGAACAAACCCTTGCTTTAGAGATAAAGAATAACATTCTAAACCCTGGAAATACCTTTATCAAAAGAATCTTTGATATTCTTATAGGAAGCCTCCTTTTTATTATTCTTTCTCCCTTTCTTTTATTCATTTCTTTGGCTTTGAAGGTTACATCAGAAGGCCCTGTTATCTACTCCCAAAAAAGAATTGGGAAAGGAGGAAGGCCATTTATGTGCCTTAAATTTAGAACAATGTCCAAAGATGCAGAGGAAAGGCTTAAGGAGCTTTTAAAGGATGAAAATATAAAAAAGGAATACGAAAGATATTGGAAGATAAAAGATGACCCGAGGGTTACAAAGATTGGAAGATTTTTGAGAAGGTTCTCTTTAGATGAACTTCCACAAATTATAAATGTTTTAAAGGGAGAGATGAGCCTTGTAGGACCCCGGCCAGCATTTCCTGAGGAGATTGAGGCTTTTTATAAAGATAAGGCAGGTATTTATTTTTTAGCCCCTCCCGGGATTACGGGTTTATGGCAGATAAGTGGAAGGAGCGAAGCGACATTTGAAAAAAGAATATTTTTTGATGTATGGTATGTAAAGAATTGGTCTTTATGGCTTGATATTGTTATCTTATTTAAAACAATAAAGGTTGTTTTAAAAAAAGAGGGTGCATATTAA